The proteins below are encoded in one region of Silene latifolia isolate original U9 population chromosome 2, ASM4854445v1, whole genome shotgun sequence:
- the LOC141644134 gene encoding uncharacterized protein At4g33100 isoform X2 produces MGIFKKKASESPTSSPCSTTSPCAHLRTAYHNCFNNWYSEKFVKGQWQNEECVAEWQKYRTCLSQHLEDKQLSRFLEAEASGFPSVDRLDTKTSIDDASKPAAN; encoded by the exons ATGGGGATTTTTAAAAAGAAAGCCTCTGAATCTCCAACGTCGTCTCCTTGTTCAACAACTTCTCCTTGTGCTCATCTTAGAACTGCCTACCATAACTGTTTTAACAATTGGTATTCTGAGAAATTCGTCAAGGGTCAATGGCAAAACGAAGAGTGTGTCGCTGAATGGCAGAAATACAGGACTTGTCTTTCT CAACACTTGGAAGATAAACAGTTGAGTAGATTCCTGGAAGCTGAAGCTTCCGGATTCCCTTCCGTTGATCGACTTGATACTAAAACTTCCATTGATGATGCATCCAAGCCTGCTGCCAACTAA
- the LOC141644134 gene encoding uncharacterized protein At4g33100 isoform X1, which produces MGIFKKKASESPTSSPCSTTSPCAHLRTAYHNCFNNWYSEKFVKGQWQNEECVAEWQKYRTCLSQHLEDKQLSKFLEAEASGFPSVDRFDASKPAAN; this is translated from the exons ATGGGGATTTTTAAAAAGAAAGCCTCTGAATCTCCAACGTCGTCTCCTTGTTCAACAACTTCTCCTTGTGCTCATCTTAGAACTGCCTACCATAACTGTTTTAACAATTGGTATTCTGAGAAATTCGTCAAGGGTCAATGGCAAAACGAAGAGTGTGTCGCTGAATGGCAGAAATACAGGACTTGTCTTTCT CAACACTTGGAAGATAAACAGTTGAGTAAGTTCCTGGAAGCTGAAGCTTCTGGATTCCCTTCCGTTGATCGATTTGATGCATCAAAGCCTGCTGCCAACTAA